In one window of Lepidochelys kempii isolate rLepKem1 chromosome 27, rLepKem1.hap2, whole genome shotgun sequence DNA:
- the HOXB3 gene encoding homeobox protein Hox-B3, giving the protein MQKTTYYDSSTLFGGYSYQGANGFGYDGPQQPFQPSSHVENDYQRSACSLQSLGNTAPHAKSKDLNGSCMRPSLPRENHQAPPVSPPPNSVTNRNSSNSDSQSGSSKTAPSKSNLSSNATLTKQIFPWMKESRQNSKQKNSSPTTESCSGERSPPGSSASKRARTAYTSAQLVELEKEFHFNRYLCRPRRVEMANLLNLSERQIKIWFQNRRMKYKKDQKSKGMGSSSGGPSPTGSPPQPMQSSAGFMNALHTMTSNYEDPSPPSFNKPHQNAYAMSTNYQNPIKGCPAQQKYANTAPEYDPHILQGNGSTYGTPNMPGSPVYVGSSYGDSMPAPGPSLYGLSHLPHHQSASMDYNGAPQMPASQHHGPCETHPTYTELSTHHASSQGRIQEAPKLTHL; this is encoded by the exons ATGCAGAAAACAACATACTACGACAGTTCGACGCTGTTTGGAGGTTATTCCTACCAGGGTGCTAATGGGTTTGGTTATGATGGCCCTCAACAGCCTTTCCAGCCTTCTTCTCACGTGGAGAATGACTACCAGAGGTCTGCCTGCTCCCTCCAATCTCTTGGCAACACTGCCCCACATGCAAAAAGTAAAGACCTGAATGGAAGCTGCATGCGTCCGAGTTTGCCCCGGGAGAATCATCAAGCCCCACCTGTCTCACCACCCCCAAACTCCGTCACCAACCGCAACAGTAGCAACAGCGatagccagtcagggagcagtaAAACTGCCCCCAGCAAATCAAATCTCAGTTCAAACGCAACTCTCACCAAACAGATTTTCCCCTGGATGAAAGAATCGAGACAAAACTCCAAACAGAAAAACAGTTCCCCTACCACAG AAAGCTGCAGCGGCGAGAGAAGCCCTCCGGGGTCTTCTGCCTCCAAACGAGCCCGGACTGCCTACACGAGCGCACAGTTGGTGGAGCTGGAGAAGGAGTTCCACTTCAACCGCTACCTTTGCAGGCCCCGCCGGGTGGAGATGGCCAATCTGCTCAACCTCAGCGAAAGGCAGATCAAGATCTGGTTCCAGAACCGGAGGATGAAGTATAAGAAAGATCAGAAGTCGAAAGGCATGGGGTCTTCTTCCGGGGGGCCCTCCCCAACCGGCAGCCCGCCCCAGCCCATGCAATCCTCGGCAGGATTTATGAATGCCTTGCACACCATGACTAGTAACTACGAGGACCCATCGCCTCCTTCCTTCAATAAACCCCACCAGAATGCCTATGCCATGTCCACTAACTACCAAAACCCCATCAAAGGGTGCCCCGCCCAACAAAAGTACGCCAACACGGCGCCGGAGTACGACCCCCACATATTACAGGGCAATGGGAGCACGTATGGGACTCCCAATATGCCAGGCAGCCCTGTATACGTTGGAAGCAGCTACGGGGATTCTATGCCTGCTCCGGGCCCCTCCCTTTACGGCCTCAGTCACCTGCCACACCACCAGTCTGCCAGCATGGACTACAACGGCGCTCCACagatgccagccagccagcaccacGGACCCTGTGAGACCCATCCAACTTACACAGAGCTTTCCACGCACCACGCCTCTTCTCAGGGCCGAATCCAAGAGGCGCCCAAACTCACCCACCTGTGa